In Vibrio syngnathi, the following proteins share a genomic window:
- a CDS encoding Lpp/OprI family alanine-zipper lipoprotein: MNKTLIAAAASVFILAGCSSEPEEAAMSQMDQLTNQVAELTSEVEALKGDKAAAEMKAQEAAAAAMAAKEEADRANDRIDNIAESYTK, from the coding sequence ATGAATAAGACATTAATCGCAGCTGCAGCCTCAGTTTTCATTTTAGCTGGTTGTTCTTCTGAGCCAGAAGAAGCTGCAATGTCACAAATGGATCAATTGACTAACCAAGTTGCTGAGCTAACCAGTGAAGTTGAAGCACTTAAAGGCGATAAAGCGGCAGCTGAAATGAAAGCTCAAGAAGCAGCTGCAGCCGCTATGGCAGCAAAAGAAGAAGCGGATCGTGCTAACGACCGTATCGACAACATCGCAGAGTCTTACACTAAATAG
- a CDS encoding DEAD/DEAH box helicase, which produces MHFKDLGLDNRLLKNLKHYDFKKATEIQSKAIPVAIAGKDLLASSKTGSGKTLAFVLPMIHKALKTKAFSAKDPRGVILAPTRELAKQVYGELRSMLGGLSYEATLILGGENFNDQVKALRKYPRFIVATPGRLADHLEHRSLFLDGVETLILDEADRMLDLGFAPELRRIANAAKHRRRQTLMFSATLDHAEVNDIANEMLDSPKRISVGVSNEQHLDITQKFYLCDHLDHKEAILDRVIEEAEYRQVMIFTATRADTDRLTEKLNEKKLKAVALSGNLNQTQRNAIMSQFERAVYKILVTTDVASRGIDIPNVSHVINFDMPKHTEEYVHRVGRTGRAGNKGDAISLVGPKDWDSFKRVELYLQQDLTFSVLEGLKGKFKGIKPRKPAFAKGGPAKKKTNTQAKKTPKKPVKRDKSFHKNVAVGDTVFIPKKKVAPKTDDE; this is translated from the coding sequence TTGCACTTTAAAGATTTAGGCTTAGATAACCGCTTACTGAAGAACTTAAAACATTACGACTTCAAGAAGGCGACAGAGATCCAATCAAAAGCGATCCCTGTTGCTATTGCCGGTAAGGATCTATTGGCTTCATCAAAAACGGGATCAGGAAAAACATTGGCGTTTGTGTTGCCGATGATACATAAAGCATTAAAAACAAAAGCTTTTTCTGCTAAAGATCCTCGTGGTGTAATTTTGGCTCCTACTCGTGAGCTAGCAAAACAAGTTTATGGCGAGCTGCGTAGCATGCTTGGTGGTCTATCTTACGAAGCGACACTTATTTTGGGTGGTGAAAACTTTAACGACCAAGTTAAGGCTCTGCGTAAGTACCCTCGCTTTATTGTTGCGACTCCAGGCCGTCTTGCGGATCACCTTGAGCACCGCTCACTGTTTTTAGATGGTGTTGAAACGCTGATCCTTGATGAAGCTGACCGTATGCTGGATTTAGGTTTCGCACCTGAATTGCGTCGTATCGCGAATGCAGCTAAACACCGTCGCCGTCAAACGTTGATGTTCTCTGCGACACTTGATCACGCGGAAGTGAACGACATTGCAAATGAAATGCTAGATTCGCCTAAACGAATCTCAGTGGGTGTTTCTAACGAACAGCACCTTGATATCACTCAGAAGTTTTACCTATGTGACCATCTAGATCATAAAGAAGCAATTCTGGATCGTGTTATTGAAGAAGCTGAATACCGTCAGGTGATGATTTTCACGGCAACTCGTGCTGATACTGATCGCCTAACCGAGAAGCTAAACGAGAAGAAGCTTAAAGCGGTGGCATTGAGCGGTAACCTAAACCAAACGCAACGTAATGCAATCATGAGCCAGTTCGAGCGTGCGGTTTACAAGATCTTGGTAACAACAGACGTTGCTTCACGTGGTATTGATATTCCAAACGTAAGCCACGTTATTAACTTTGACATGCCTAAGCATACAGAAGAATACGTGCACCGTGTTGGTCGTACTGGTCGTGCGGGTAACAAAGGTGATGCAATCTCTTTGGTTGGTCCAAAGGATTGGGATAGCTTCAAGCGTGTTGAGCTTTACCTTCAACAAGATCTTACCTTCTCGGTACTTGAAGGACTAAAAGGTAAGTTCAAAGGTATTAAGCCGCGCAAACCTGCTTTTGCTAAAGGCGGTCCTGCGAAGAAGAAAACCAACACTCAAGCTAAGAAAACGCCGAAAAAACCGGTTAAGCGCGATAAGAGCTTCCATAAGAATGTGGCAGTGGGTGATACCGTATTTATCCCTAAGAAGAAAGTTGCGCCAAAAACTGACGACGAGTAA
- a CDS encoding SGNH/GDSL hydrolase family protein, translated as MKNTAFILALTLPFGAYAAEDSIPTPESITSAQVLSTQGSETYSYVRCWYRTDASHDSPATDWKWAKKENGDYYTINGYWWSSVSFKNMFYSDTPQPEIKQRCEQTLDIQHDAADITYFAADNRFSYNHSIWTNDNIVQANTINRIVTFGDSLSDTGNLFNGSQWVFPNANSWFLGHFSNGLVWTEYLAKAKDVPLYNWAVGGAAGTNQYVALTGVYDQVTSYLTYMKIAKNYRPENSLFTLEFGLNDFMNYNREVADVKADFSSALIRLTESGANNILLFTLPDATKAPQFKYSTEQEIVKVRGKILEFNQFIKTQAEYYQSMGKNVVLFDASALFASITDNPEQHGFRNASDACLNINRSSAADYLKSHSLTNDCAAHGSDSYVFWGVTHPTTATHKYIADHILAYSFSTFDF; from the coding sequence ATGAAAAATACGGCTTTTATACTCGCGTTAACCCTGCCTTTTGGTGCTTATGCAGCTGAAGATTCAATACCGACACCTGAATCCATTACATCCGCACAAGTACTTAGTACACAAGGTTCAGAGACCTATTCTTATGTTCGATGTTGGTATCGAACCGATGCCTCACATGACTCTCCAGCCACCGACTGGAAATGGGCGAAAAAGGAAAATGGTGATTACTACACAATCAATGGATACTGGTGGTCTTCTGTTTCTTTCAAAAACATGTTTTACAGTGATACGCCCCAGCCTGAAATCAAGCAACGTTGTGAACAGACGCTCGACATCCAACATGACGCCGCAGACATCACTTACTTTGCAGCAGACAATCGCTTCTCTTATAACCACTCGATTTGGACAAATGACAACATTGTCCAAGCGAACACCATCAACCGTATCGTCACCTTCGGTGATAGTCTTTCTGACACTGGTAACCTATTTAACGGTTCTCAATGGGTTTTCCCGAACGCTAACTCATGGTTTTTAGGGCACTTTTCAAACGGTTTAGTCTGGACAGAGTATTTAGCCAAGGCGAAAGATGTGCCTCTTTATAACTGGGCAGTAGGTGGGGCAGCTGGCACCAATCAATACGTCGCATTAACCGGAGTATATGACCAAGTCACCTCTTACTTAACCTATATGAAAATCGCCAAAAACTACCGCCCAGAAAACTCGTTGTTTACTTTAGAGTTTGGCCTCAATGACTTTATGAACTACAACCGAGAAGTGGCCGATGTAAAGGCCGATTTCAGCAGCGCTTTGATCCGCTTAACGGAATCTGGTGCAAACAATATCCTGCTGTTCACCTTGCCCGATGCAACCAAAGCACCTCAATTCAAATACTCAACTGAACAAGAGATTGTTAAAGTTCGTGGCAAGATTTTAGAGTTCAACCAATTCATCAAGACGCAGGCCGAGTATTACCAAAGTATGGGTAAAAACGTGGTGTTGTTTGATGCGAGTGCGTTGTTCGCCAGCATTACCGATAATCCAGAGCAACATGGCTTTCGAAACGCGAGTGATGCCTGTCTTAATATCAATAGAAGCTCAGCAGCCGACTACCTAAAAAGTCACAGCTTAACCAATGATTGCGCAGCGCACGGATCAGACAGCTATGTCTTCTGGGGAGTAACACACCCAACGACCGCCACCCACAAATACATTGCCGACCATATCTTAGCGTATTCATTCTCAACCTTTGATTTCTAA
- a CDS encoding lipase family alpha/beta hydrolase, which yields MKKILIWTIACLSSFGVYAGTSASALETSGYTATKYPIMLVHGLFGFDTLAGVDYFYGVPESLTKDGASVYVAQVSATNSSEVRGEQLLAQVETLLAATGASKVNLVGHSHGGPTARYVASVRPDLVASVTSIGGVHKGSKVADLVRGTVSEGSVSEGIAVKLAGGLTALINLLSGGTDLDQDGLASLEALTTEGSLAFNQFYPEGVPTSECGDGEWQASNGVYYYSWTGSSTFTNLLDPTDGAMTILGLAFNEPNDGLVGACSAHLGKVIGDDYKMNHLDEINGLLGIHHLFETDPVTLYRQHANRLKLAGL from the coding sequence TTGAAAAAGATATTAATTTGGACGATAGCCTGCCTATCCAGTTTTGGCGTATATGCCGGAACAAGCGCATCAGCATTAGAAACCAGCGGATACACTGCAACGAAATACCCTATTATGCTGGTACACGGTTTGTTTGGTTTCGATACATTAGCAGGCGTGGATTACTTCTATGGCGTACCGGAGTCTCTAACTAAAGATGGTGCTAGCGTATACGTTGCTCAGGTTTCTGCTACCAACAGTTCCGAAGTTCGTGGTGAACAGTTACTCGCTCAAGTAGAGACATTGTTAGCCGCAACAGGCGCAAGTAAAGTGAATTTAGTTGGTCATAGTCACGGTGGTCCTACTGCGCGCTATGTCGCATCGGTTCGACCTGATCTTGTTGCCTCGGTGACGAGCATTGGTGGTGTTCATAAAGGATCTAAAGTGGCTGATCTCGTTCGCGGAACGGTATCTGAAGGGTCAGTTTCAGAAGGTATCGCGGTTAAATTGGCTGGTGGATTGACGGCGCTTATCAACCTGTTATCTGGTGGAACGGATCTTGACCAAGATGGCCTTGCGTCTCTTGAAGCGTTGACCACTGAAGGTTCGCTTGCGTTCAACCAGTTTTACCCTGAAGGCGTGCCGACGTCTGAGTGTGGCGATGGTGAATGGCAAGCCAGCAACGGTGTCTATTATTATTCATGGACAGGGTCTTCCACTTTTACCAATCTTCTTGATCCTACTGACGGAGCGATGACCATCCTTGGCTTGGCCTTCAATGAACCTAATGACGGGTTAGTGGGAGCATGTAGCGCGCATTTGGGCAAAGTGATTGGTGATGATTACAAAATGAACCACCTAGACGAGATTAATGGGTTGTTGGGTATCCATCATCTCTTTGAGACTGATCCCGTGACCTTGTATCGCCAACACGCCAATCGATTGAAGTTGGCCGGTTTATAG
- a CDS encoding lipase secretion chaperone has protein sequence MKKTAILSITTIALMSTAAVFLYLKNEDTSPYNNNEHSASSLKVSSQQDTEIDNASAKDMMEYFVSGNTELTLEDIRDNVAKHHEQSQVAIVDEALFAKYLEYKSALTSLDVQFDTTSISAEDLRALNQALLDLQAQFFSESEISILFTHDNRMREIALEKLLLKQEGLDESEYQQRLESYLSEQPDYVQASHQNQVLLQQLSSSKGLDEQGWYLKRHELVGEEATQRLEALDQQRADFDGALEIYFVERNDILNDSALSDIELQETIAQLRTTHFQPKQLRRVEAIERIRAAKSDH, from the coding sequence ATGAAAAAGACCGCTATTTTGTCGATAACCACGATAGCCCTGATGAGCACAGCGGCGGTCTTTTTATATCTAAAGAACGAGGATACCAGTCCATATAATAACAACGAACACAGCGCTTCTTCATTGAAGGTTAGCTCTCAACAAGACACCGAAATCGACAATGCATCAGCCAAAGACATGATGGAATATTTCGTGTCAGGCAATACCGAATTAACCCTTGAAGATATCCGTGACAATGTGGCAAAACACCACGAGCAATCACAGGTCGCGATCGTTGATGAGGCACTGTTTGCCAAATATCTTGAGTACAAGTCGGCACTGACATCATTAGATGTCCAATTTGATACCACCTCAATCTCCGCAGAGGACCTACGCGCACTGAATCAAGCTCTCCTCGATCTTCAAGCGCAGTTTTTCAGTGAGAGCGAGATAAGTATTTTGTTTACCCATGACAACAGAATGAGGGAAATCGCTTTAGAAAAGTTACTTCTGAAACAAGAAGGGCTAGACGAGTCAGAATATCAGCAAAGGCTTGAGTCTTATCTATCTGAACAGCCAGATTACGTTCAAGCCAGTCATCAAAATCAGGTGTTATTGCAGCAACTATCTAGCTCTAAGGGCTTAGATGAACAAGGCTGGTACTTGAAGAGACACGAACTGGTTGGCGAAGAAGCAACACAGAGGCTCGAAGCGCTTGATCAACAAAGGGCGGACTTTGATGGAGCTTTAGAAATTTACTTTGTTGAACGAAATGACATTTTGAATGACTCTGCACTCTCTGACATTGAGCTACAAGAGACTATCGCGCAGCTTCGGACTACGCATTTTCAGCCAAAACAACTTCGCAGAGTCGAAGCGATTGAAAGAATCAGAGCCGCTAAGAGCGATCATTAA
- a CDS encoding methyl-accepting chemotaxis protein, translated as MRQLLSGLSIKIQILIPVLFSVVLLLTGVIIGGDKLENAFKDVSTATDQLILHKEELSEIVDNSYGMRIKAIYSLFNPDDVNTLVETLNQKRDQNSRLLSSLDTVPGMQDEVAAMSKAMDHYVNFSRNTMLPLLKAKHGNSVLPSDFDTRYQTAIDQYRHAGNEMVKAIDSLSKKLNLLATQQVHTNGQQHTSTLNTATIGLLVILSIALVISWTLAGIIVKPINNIQATMREVAKGNLLVKAEEHGDNEISRLAQDVNKSVEQLRDTVSSLSRISIEVASASTELAAVMTQSSANSDQEKQEVEQVASAVNQLESTAANVNENAVQADSASKQADEMATHSMSLFNESNQANEQMAIQLSEAANVVGTLKEHSEKIGNVIEVIQSISEQTNLLALNAAIEAARAGESGRGFAVVADEVRMLAARTQDSTKEIQTIIEGLQVQSGNANESMSSSLSMLEHNQTLAGEVSSALSGIANSVTDITEINTQVASAAEEQSQVTSDINRNISNIYSLVSQNVTGITQAAAASQELSNLAEQQKQQLGFFKV; from the coding sequence ATGCGCCAACTTCTCAGTGGCTTATCAATTAAAATACAAATTCTTATTCCAGTGCTCTTTTCCGTCGTATTACTTTTGACGGGTGTCATCATCGGGGGTGACAAGCTGGAAAACGCATTTAAAGATGTATCAACAGCAACAGATCAACTCATTTTACATAAAGAAGAACTCAGCGAAATCGTCGACAATAGTTACGGCATGCGTATCAAAGCAATCTACAGCTTGTTCAATCCTGATGACGTAAACACACTCGTTGAAACGCTTAATCAAAAACGCGATCAAAACTCACGCCTACTGAGCTCATTAGACACAGTGCCCGGAATGCAAGATGAAGTCGCAGCAATGAGCAAGGCGATGGACCACTACGTTAACTTTTCACGCAATACCATGCTTCCCCTGTTAAAGGCAAAACACGGTAATTCAGTGCTACCTTCTGACTTTGATACTCGTTACCAAACGGCAATTGACCAATACCGCCATGCTGGTAATGAAATGGTAAAAGCAATCGACAGTCTTTCTAAAAAGCTAAACTTGCTTGCTACTCAACAAGTCCATACCAATGGTCAGCAACACACTAGCACCCTAAATACTGCGACTATTGGGCTTTTAGTGATTCTTTCTATTGCTCTTGTTATTAGCTGGACACTGGCTGGCATCATTGTTAAACCAATCAACAATATTCAGGCAACCATGCGCGAAGTAGCAAAAGGTAACCTGCTAGTAAAAGCCGAAGAACATGGAGACAATGAGATCTCACGTCTTGCGCAAGACGTAAACAAATCCGTTGAGCAATTGCGTGACACGGTAAGTTCACTGTCTCGAATCAGCATCGAAGTTGCGTCAGCATCGACTGAACTAGCTGCTGTAATGACACAATCAAGTGCGAACTCAGACCAAGAGAAGCAAGAAGTGGAACAAGTTGCTTCTGCCGTGAATCAACTTGAGAGCACAGCAGCAAACGTCAACGAAAATGCAGTACAAGCCGACTCCGCATCTAAGCAAGCTGACGAAATGGCGACACACAGCATGAGCTTGTTTAATGAAAGTAACCAAGCAAACGAGCAAATGGCGATTCAGCTTAGCGAAGCTGCGAACGTTGTTGGCACGCTAAAAGAGCACTCAGAGAAGATTGGTAATGTCATTGAGGTTATTCAAAGCATCTCAGAGCAAACTAACCTTCTTGCGCTTAACGCCGCCATTGAAGCCGCTCGTGCAGGTGAAAGCGGACGTGGTTTTGCGGTTGTAGCTGATGAAGTGAGAATGCTAGCAGCACGTACACAAGATTCGACCAAAGAAATCCAAACCATCATTGAAGGCTTGCAGGTTCAATCTGGTAACGCAAATGAGAGTATGAGCAGTTCGCTGTCTATGCTGGAACATAACCAGACACTTGCGGGTGAGGTAAGCTCTGCACTTTCAGGCATTGCTAACTCAGTAACGGATATCACTGAAATTAATACCCAGGTCGCCTCTGCTGCAGAAGAGCAAAGCCAAGTAACTTCAGACATTAACCGCAATATCTCAAACATCTACAGCTTAGTAAGCCAAAACGTAACAGGCATTACCCAAGCTGCTGCTGCAAGCCAAGAGTTATCAAACCTCGCAGAGCAACAAAAGCAGCAGTTAGGCTTCTTTAAGGTTTAA
- a CDS encoding phosphate ABC transporter substrate-binding protein codes for MKKTVIGAIALLGALTVTPASAKETISAVGSSSVTPLMEVFSETYMKTNSNVFIEVQGPGSSAGVKAAKNGSADLGMSSRNLKDSEKETTLVEKVVARDGIAVVVNPKNGLDGLTAEQVTAIYKGEVTNWKDVGGADKPIVAITRDTASGTRGAFEDIMSLKMKISGTKVSAISQRAQVANGNGALKTMVASNPYAIGYISLGTVDNSVNALAIDGTEASVDNVKNGSYKVARPFLVLYKEGKPSSETQKFLDWMLTDEAQSLVENKGYISVN; via the coding sequence ATGAAAAAGACAGTTATCGGTGCAATCGCTCTTTTAGGTGCACTAACAGTGACTCCAGCTTCAGCTAAAGAAACTATTTCAGCAGTTGGTTCAAGCAGCGTGACGCCACTGATGGAAGTTTTCTCTGAAACATACATGAAAACGAATTCAAACGTATTTATCGAAGTACAAGGCCCAGGTTCGTCTGCTGGTGTTAAAGCGGCGAAGAACGGCAGTGCAGATTTAGGTATGTCTTCTCGTAACCTTAAAGATAGCGAGAAAGAAACAACACTCGTTGAAAAAGTGGTTGCTCGTGACGGCATCGCAGTCGTGGTTAACCCTAAGAATGGCCTTGACGGTCTAACGGCTGAGCAAGTAACGGCTATCTACAAAGGTGAAGTAACAAACTGGAAAGACGTTGGTGGTGCAGACAAGCCAATCGTAGCAATCACTCGTGATACAGCATCTGGTACTCGCGGTGCATTCGAAGACATCATGTCTCTTAAAATGAAGATTTCTGGCACGAAAGTATCAGCAATCTCTCAACGTGCTCAAGTTGCTAACGGTAACGGTGCACTAAAAACAATGGTTGCATCTAACCCTTACGCAATCGGCTATATCTCTTTAGGTACAGTAGATAACTCAGTAAACGCGCTTGCAATTGACGGTACTGAAGCATCTGTAGACAACGTTAAGAACGGTTCTTACAAAGTAGCTCGTCCTTTCCTAGTACTTTACAAAGAAGGTAAGCCTTCTTCTGAAACTCAAAAGTTCCTAGATTGGATGCTAACGGACGAAGCTCAGTCTCTTGTTGAGAACAAAGGCTACATCTCAGTTAACTAA
- the pstC gene encoding phosphate ABC transporter permease subunit PstC, with product MTIATNSEQLMNSEATQLKRGLRKKKRVDWKERIFHGLFLTSAIIGIVSLAVIAFFIVRESIPAFQEAGLSGIVLGQNWLPPALYGVATMIVASVVSTLGAVVVGVPIGVLTAIFIAEIAPKRLADIIRPAVELLAGIPSVVYGFFGLVIIVPLIQNVFQVPAGNTILAGIIVLGVMILPTVITVSETSIRAVPRTYKEGSLALGASKIFTIFKLLVPAARSGIMTGVILGIGRALGETMAIIMVMGNAPAMPEGILDSARTLTANIAIEMSYASGIHASALYATGVVLLVFIMSLNAILLYLNREKAR from the coding sequence ATGACCATCGCAACGAATAGTGAACAGCTTATGAATAGCGAAGCGACTCAACTGAAACGCGGCTTACGTAAAAAGAAGCGCGTAGATTGGAAAGAGCGTATTTTTCACGGCTTATTTCTTACTAGCGCAATCATCGGCATCGTATCCCTTGCTGTTATTGCTTTTTTCATCGTTAGAGAAAGTATCCCTGCATTCCAAGAAGCGGGCCTATCGGGCATCGTTCTAGGGCAGAACTGGCTCCCACCAGCACTTTACGGTGTTGCTACCATGATTGTGGCATCTGTCGTATCGACATTAGGTGCGGTAGTGGTCGGTGTGCCGATTGGTGTATTAACGGCAATCTTTATTGCTGAAATCGCACCAAAGCGTCTGGCGGACATCATTCGTCCTGCTGTCGAATTGCTAGCGGGTATTCCTTCGGTAGTTTACGGCTTCTTCGGCCTCGTTATTATCGTTCCCCTTATTCAAAATGTATTTCAAGTGCCCGCGGGTAACACGATTTTGGCGGGTATTATTGTACTGGGTGTGATGATCCTTCCTACGGTAATTACGGTTTCTGAAACCTCAATCCGTGCTGTACCAAGAACGTACAAAGAAGGTTCTTTAGCGTTAGGTGCTTCAAAGATCTTTACCATTTTTAAGTTGCTCGTTCCGGCTGCTCGCTCAGGTATTATGACGGGCGTGATTTTGGGTATTGGCCGTGCTCTTGGTGAAACGATGGCAATCATTATGGTGATGGGCAATGCGCCAGCGATGCCTGAAGGTATCTTAGATTCAGCTCGTACACTAACCGCGAACATTGCGATTGAAATGTCTTACGCGAGTGGTATTCACGCAAGTGCGTTATATGCGACGGGTGTTGTTCTCCTTGTTTTCATCATGTCTCTGAATGCAATTCTCCTTTACTTGAACCGTGAGAAGGCGAGGTAA
- the pstA gene encoding phosphate ABC transporter permease PstA → MNKIALKKARARKDAVLSGFIWAAAALTVGFLFWIMWYILSNGLQHVDWNFITDDYTRTGDEHGIFPMIISTIYMVIASIAVAAPLGIMTAIYLTEYAKVGSRLVKIIRFCTESLAGIPSIIFGLFGMTFFVAILGLGFSILSGALTLSILILPVIIRTTEEALMAVSQTYREGSYGLGASKIYTIWRLILPSAMPGIITSVILSIGRVIGESAPVFLTAGMVARIPDSLLDSGRTLTVHLYKLTTELFTIEEWNQAYGTATVLIVLVLLINTLTKLIARRFNTATY, encoded by the coding sequence ATGAATAAAATCGCGTTAAAGAAAGCCCGCGCACGTAAAGACGCCGTTCTGAGTGGTTTTATATGGGCTGCTGCCGCGTTAACGGTGGGCTTCTTGTTCTGGATTATGTGGTACATCCTCTCAAACGGCTTACAGCATGTTGATTGGAATTTCATCACGGATGATTACACGCGAACGGGCGATGAGCACGGTATTTTCCCGATGATCATCTCGACGATCTACATGGTTATTGCTTCGATAGCGGTTGCGGCGCCTCTTGGCATCATGACGGCAATCTACCTGACTGAATACGCAAAAGTAGGCAGTCGCTTAGTTAAGATCATTCGATTTTGTACCGAGTCATTAGCAGGTATTCCGTCAATCATCTTCGGTCTGTTTGGTATGACATTTTTCGTGGCTATTTTAGGTTTAGGTTTCTCTATCCTATCGGGCGCGTTGACACTGAGTATCTTGATTCTTCCAGTGATTATTCGTACTACTGAAGAAGCGTTGATGGCGGTATCTCAAACTTATCGTGAAGGCTCATATGGTTTAGGTGCTTCTAAAATCTACACAATCTGGCGTTTGATTCTACCAAGTGCAATGCCGGGTATTATCACTTCAGTTATTCTGAGTATTGGCCGTGTTATTGGTGAATCAGCGCCAGTATTCTTGACCGCAGGTATGGTTGCTCGTATCCCAGATTCACTATTGGATTCTGGCCGTACATTAACCGTTCACTTATATAAGCTAACGACGGAGCTATTTACCATTGAAGAATGGAATCAAGCATACGGCACAGCAACAGTACTGATTGTTCTTGTACTGCTGATCAACACACTCACGAAGTTGATCGCAAGACGTTTTAATACTGCAACTTACTAA
- the pstB gene encoding phosphate ABC transporter ATP-binding protein PstB has translation MNKFNIKDLDLFYGENQALKSINLPVPERQVTALIGPSGCGKSTLLRCLNRMNDLIEGVKITGLLEMDGDNIYGNIDVADLRIKVGMVFQKPNPFPMSIYENVAYGLRAQGIKDKKHIDEVVESSLRGAALWDEVKDRLKAHAFGLSGGQQQRLCIARTIAMQPDVILMDEPTSALDPIATHKIEELMEDLKKNFTIVIVTHSMQQARRISDRTAFFLMGELVEHNETSVIFSEPKDDRTKGYVNGDFG, from the coding sequence ATGAACAAATTTAATATTAAAGACCTAGACCTTTTTTACGGCGAAAACCAAGCGCTTAAATCAATCAATCTACCCGTACCAGAGCGCCAAGTGACCGCTTTGATTGGCCCGTCGGGTTGTGGTAAATCAACGCTATTACGTTGTTTGAACCGAATGAACGATCTTATTGAAGGTGTAAAAATCACCGGCCTTCTTGAGATGGATGGCGACAACATCTACGGCAATATTGATGTGGCTGATCTACGTATTAAAGTCGGTATGGTTTTTCAAAAACCAAATCCATTTCCAATGAGCATCTATGAAAACGTGGCATACGGACTACGTGCTCAAGGTATCAAAGACAAAAAGCACATTGATGAAGTGGTTGAAAGTTCACTTCGCGGTGCGGCGCTTTGGGATGAAGTGAAAGATCGTCTGAAAGCACACGCATTCGGTTTGTCTGGTGGTCAGCAGCAACGCCTGTGTATTGCTCGCACCATCGCAATGCAACCAGACGTAATTTTGATGGATGAACCTACTTCAGCACTTGATCCAATTGCGACTCATAAAATTGAAGAGTTGATGGAAGATCTGAAGAAGAACTTCACTATCGTTATCGTAACGCACTCTATGCAGCAAGCCCGCCGTATTTCAGATCGCACGGCTTTCTTCCTAATGGGAGAGCTTGTAGAGCACAACGAAACCAGCGTTATCTTCAGCGAACCAAAAGATGATCGCACTAAAGGTTATGTAAACGGTGATTTTGGTTAA